A genomic window from Lycium barbarum isolate Lr01 chromosome 4, ASM1917538v2, whole genome shotgun sequence includes:
- the LOC132635956 gene encoding 17.3 kDa class II heat shock protein, protein MDFRLMGIDNTPLFHTLQHMMDIAGDESDKPVNAPSRNYVRDAKAMAATPADVKEYPNSYVFIVDMPGLKSGDIKVQVEEDNLLMISGERKREEEKEGAKYIRMERRVGKLMRKFTLPENANTDAISAVCQDGVLTVTVQKLPPPEPKKPKTIEVKIA, encoded by the coding sequence atggaCTTTAGGTTGATGGGTATCGACAACACACCACTGTTCCACACTCTCCAGCATATGATGGACATTGCCGGTGACGAATCTGACAAGCCAGTCAATGCCCCATCAAGGAACTACGTACGTGATGCCAAGGCCATGGCTGCCACACCAGCTGACGTGAAAGAATACCCAAATTCTTACGTCTTTATTGTTGATATGCCAGGTTTGAAATCTGGGGATATCAAGGTGCAGGTGGAAGAGGACAATTTGCTGATGATAAGTGGAGAAAGGAagagagaagaagagaaagaaggggCTAAGTATATCAGAATGGAGAGAAGGGTTGGGAAACTCATGAGGAAGTTTACACTGCCGGAGAATGCGAATACTGATGCAATTTCCGCTGTTTGTCAAGATGGGGTTTTGACTGTCACTGTTCAGAAGTTGCCTCCTCCTGAGCCAAAGAAACCCAAAACCATTGAGGTTAAAATTGCTTGA